A genomic window from Gossypium hirsutum isolate 1008001.06 chromosome D12, Gossypium_hirsutum_v2.1, whole genome shotgun sequence includes:
- the LOC107945495 gene encoding BEL1-like homeodomain protein 4 isoform X1: protein MGIATSPVTPSILHQIPFQEKSNHSTNSMSQDYHHQAAAGIFSFSNGFERSAMSHQEQHQQQQQQQHLVRQIRRDKQRVQGFEPPSLPLVGIESNALPVYEAEGMLSEMFNFPTGVAASAELLDQHVEPNYRAHRPPGNSNEWFSNRRGVVGGLGLVGESKSHDNRDTLAAQQQHQQLPSFNADSAAAMNLFLMNPQPRSPSPPAPPSSSSNTLHILLPNPSTSLQGFNVSGPAGGTFRTTSTVLSPPQFTWVPNSAHEGDDTGSQLNNSSQIAGVIEGQGLSLSLSSSLQHLEAAKAEKLRMYYNQEAGSSSAAAAQFHYKNLATHNHHHLQGGVGENHQVHVGFGSSLGMVNVLRNSKYVKAAQELLEEFCSVGRGNFKRNKSGRNNTNPTFNPPGSNGDGGSSSSTKDPLPLSTTDRIEHQRRKVKLLSMLDEVDRRYNHYCEQMQTVVNSFDLVMGFGAAVPYTALAKKAMSRHFKCLKDAITAQLKHSCEALGEKDGAGNSGITKGETPRLRVLEQSLRQQRAFHQMGIVEQEAWRPQRGLPERSVNILRAWLFEHFLHPYPSDADKLLLARQTGLSKNQVSNWFINARVRLWKPMVEDMYQQEIKEEDEDNNEGHNSNSAQKSTPSTTAGAAASTPSEPPPTTAAAGGKRSEINAMENDPSLIAINRQDFSENQAKQCTHHDTSATNTTIIATGPPPPTTFKATATEVAPPFSYGVDGTTTCRRGSIVSADYGTTTRPGIDSDIGSTLIRFGTTTGDVSLTLGLRHAGNMPENTSSFSVRDVGGLLN, encoded by the exons ATGGGAATAGCTACATCACCAGTCACGCCATCAATTCTTCATCAAATTCCATTTCAAGAAAAGAGTAATCATTCTACAAATTCTATGTCCCAAGATTACCACCACCAAGCAGCTGCTGGCATCTTCAGCTTCTCCAATGGCTTCGAGAGATCAGCCATGAGCCACCAAGAACAACAccaacagcagcagcagcagcaacacTTAGTACGGCAGATCCGGAGAGATAAACAAAGAGTTCAAGGCTTTGAGCCGCCGAGTCTACCATTAGTAGGGATCGAATCAAATGCTCTTCCTGTTTATGAAGCCGAAGGTATGTTATCAGAGATGTTCAACTTCCCTACAGGTGTGGCCGCTTCTGCCGAGTTATTAGACCAGCACGTAGAGCCTAATTATCGAGCACACAGGCCACCGGGTAATAGCAACGAGTGGTTTAGCAACAGGCGAGGTGTGGTTGGGGGTTTGGGACTGGTAGGTGAATCAAAAAGTCATGATAACCGTGACACTTTAGCAGCTCAACAGCAACATCAGCAGTTACCAAGCTTTAATGCCGACTCAGCAGCTGCCATGAATCTTTTCTTGATGAATCCACAGCCAAGATCACCATCTCCTCCTGCTCCtccatcatcttcttcaaataCTCTCCACATATTGCTTCCAAACCCATCTACTTCTCTTCAAGGGTTTAATGTATCTGGTCCAGCTGGAGGGACTTTCCGTACTACAAGTACTGTACTATCTCCACCTCAATTTACTTGGGTTCCTAATAGTGCTCATGAAGGAGATGACACCGGTTCCCAGCTAAACAACTCAAGTCAAATTGCAGGTGTTATAGAAGGCCAAGGCCTTTCGCTTTCTCTCTCATCTTCTCTGCAACACTTGGAAGCTGCCAAAGCTGAAAAACTGAGGATGTACTATAATCAAGAAGCGGGTTCTTCTTCTGCTGCTGCTGCTCAATTTCACTACAAGAATTTGGCTACCCATAATCATCATCATCTGCAAGGTGGAGTGGGGGAAAACCATCAAGTTCACGTTGGGTTTGGATCCTCATTAGGAATGGTTAATGTGTTGAGAAACTCAAAGTATGTCAAAGCTGCTCAAGAATTGTTGGAAGAATTCTGTAGTGTTGGAAGAGGAAACTTTAAGAGAAACAAGTCTGGTAGAAACAACACAAACCCTACTTTTAATCCTCCCGGTAGTAACGGCGATGGTGGTTCTTCATCATCAACAAAAGACCCTCTTCCTTTATCAACAACTGATAGAATTGAACATCAAAGAAGGAAGGTCAAACTTTTATCCATGCTTGATGAG GTGGACCGGAGGTACAACCATTACTGTGAGCAAATGCAAACGGTGGTGAACTCGTTTGATCTAGTGATGGGTTTCGGGGCAGCAGTTCCTTACACAGCCCTTGCAAAGAAGGCAATGTCAAGGCATTTCAAGTGTTTGAAAGATGCAATAACAGCACAATTGAAGCATAGCTGTGAGGCACTAGGGGAAAAAGATGGAGCTGGGAACTCAGGCATAACAAAGGGAGAGACACCGAGGTTAAGGGTGTTGGAACAAAGCTTAAGGCAACAAAGAGCCTTCCATCAAATGGGAATCGTGGAACAAGAAGCTTGGAGACCCCAAAGGGGGCTGCCTGAACGTTCTGTCAACATTTTAAGAGCCTGGCTTTTCGAACATTTTCTTCACCC GTACCCAAGCGACGCTGATAAGCTCCTGCTGGCTCGACAGACTGGTTTATCGAAAAATCAG GTTTCAAATTGGTTCATAAATGCCAGGGTTCGATTGTGGAAACCCATGGTGGAAGACATGTACCAACAAGAGATTAAAGAAGAGGATGAAGATAATAATGAGGGACACAACAGCAACAGTGCACAGAAATCGACGCCATCGACAACTGCAGGCGCAGCAGCATCAACGCCGTCAGAACCACCACCAACAACCGCAGCAGCAGGAGGCAAAAGATCCGAAATCAATGCCATGGAAAACGACCCTTCACTCATTGCAATCAATAGACAAGACTTCTCGGAAAACCAAGCAAAACAGTGCACCCACCACGACACTAGTGCTACCAACACCACTATTATTGCTACTGGTCCTCCTCCTCCCACCACCTTCAAAGCCACTGCCACTGAGGTGGCGCCACCCTTTTCCTATGGTGTCGATGGCACCACCACGTGCCGTCGTGGCAGCATTGTTTCAGCCGATTATGGGACCACCACCAGGCCTGGTATTGACAGTGACATTGGTTCTACGCTCATAAGGTTCGGGACCACTACTGGTGATGTCTCCCTCACCTTAGGGCTACGCCATGCTGGAAACATGCCCGAGAATACTTCTTCTTTCTCAGTTAGAGACGTTGGGGGGCTGTTAAATTGA
- the LOC107945495 gene encoding BEL1-like homeodomain protein 4 isoform X2 — protein sequence MGIATSPVTPSILHQIPFQEKSNHSTNSMSQDYHHQAAAGIFSFSNGFERSAMSHQEQHQQQQQQQHLVRQIRRDKQRVQGFEPPSLPLVGIESNALPVYEAEGMLSEMFNFPTGVAASAELLDQHVEPNYRAHRPPGNSNEWFSNRRGVVGGLGLVGESKSHDNRDTLAAQQQHQQLPSFNADSAAAMNLFLMNPQPRSPSPPAPPSSSSNTLHILLPNPSTSLQGFNVSGPAGGTFRTTSVIEGQGLSLSLSSSLQHLEAAKAEKLRMYYNQEAGSSSAAAAQFHYKNLATHNHHHLQGGVGENHQVHVGFGSSLGMVNVLRNSKYVKAAQELLEEFCSVGRGNFKRNKSGRNNTNPTFNPPGSNGDGGSSSSTKDPLPLSTTDRIEHQRRKVKLLSMLDEVDRRYNHYCEQMQTVVNSFDLVMGFGAAVPYTALAKKAMSRHFKCLKDAITAQLKHSCEALGEKDGAGNSGITKGETPRLRVLEQSLRQQRAFHQMGIVEQEAWRPQRGLPERSVNILRAWLFEHFLHPYPSDADKLLLARQTGLSKNQVSNWFINARVRLWKPMVEDMYQQEIKEEDEDNNEGHNSNSAQKSTPSTTAGAAASTPSEPPPTTAAAGGKRSEINAMENDPSLIAINRQDFSENQAKQCTHHDTSATNTTIIATGPPPPTTFKATATEVAPPFSYGVDGTTTCRRGSIVSADYGTTTRPGIDSDIGSTLIRFGTTTGDVSLTLGLRHAGNMPENTSSFSVRDVGGLLN from the exons ATGGGAATAGCTACATCACCAGTCACGCCATCAATTCTTCATCAAATTCCATTTCAAGAAAAGAGTAATCATTCTACAAATTCTATGTCCCAAGATTACCACCACCAAGCAGCTGCTGGCATCTTCAGCTTCTCCAATGGCTTCGAGAGATCAGCCATGAGCCACCAAGAACAACAccaacagcagcagcagcagcaacacTTAGTACGGCAGATCCGGAGAGATAAACAAAGAGTTCAAGGCTTTGAGCCGCCGAGTCTACCATTAGTAGGGATCGAATCAAATGCTCTTCCTGTTTATGAAGCCGAAGGTATGTTATCAGAGATGTTCAACTTCCCTACAGGTGTGGCCGCTTCTGCCGAGTTATTAGACCAGCACGTAGAGCCTAATTATCGAGCACACAGGCCACCGGGTAATAGCAACGAGTGGTTTAGCAACAGGCGAGGTGTGGTTGGGGGTTTGGGACTGGTAGGTGAATCAAAAAGTCATGATAACCGTGACACTTTAGCAGCTCAACAGCAACATCAGCAGTTACCAAGCTTTAATGCCGACTCAGCAGCTGCCATGAATCTTTTCTTGATGAATCCACAGCCAAGATCACCATCTCCTCCTGCTCCtccatcatcttcttcaaataCTCTCCACATATTGCTTCCAAACCCATCTACTTCTCTTCAAGGGTTTAATGTATCTGGTCCAGCTGGAGGGACTTTCCGTACTACAA GTGTTATAGAAGGCCAAGGCCTTTCGCTTTCTCTCTCATCTTCTCTGCAACACTTGGAAGCTGCCAAAGCTGAAAAACTGAGGATGTACTATAATCAAGAAGCGGGTTCTTCTTCTGCTGCTGCTGCTCAATTTCACTACAAGAATTTGGCTACCCATAATCATCATCATCTGCAAGGTGGAGTGGGGGAAAACCATCAAGTTCACGTTGGGTTTGGATCCTCATTAGGAATGGTTAATGTGTTGAGAAACTCAAAGTATGTCAAAGCTGCTCAAGAATTGTTGGAAGAATTCTGTAGTGTTGGAAGAGGAAACTTTAAGAGAAACAAGTCTGGTAGAAACAACACAAACCCTACTTTTAATCCTCCCGGTAGTAACGGCGATGGTGGTTCTTCATCATCAACAAAAGACCCTCTTCCTTTATCAACAACTGATAGAATTGAACATCAAAGAAGGAAGGTCAAACTTTTATCCATGCTTGATGAG GTGGACCGGAGGTACAACCATTACTGTGAGCAAATGCAAACGGTGGTGAACTCGTTTGATCTAGTGATGGGTTTCGGGGCAGCAGTTCCTTACACAGCCCTTGCAAAGAAGGCAATGTCAAGGCATTTCAAGTGTTTGAAAGATGCAATAACAGCACAATTGAAGCATAGCTGTGAGGCACTAGGGGAAAAAGATGGAGCTGGGAACTCAGGCATAACAAAGGGAGAGACACCGAGGTTAAGGGTGTTGGAACAAAGCTTAAGGCAACAAAGAGCCTTCCATCAAATGGGAATCGTGGAACAAGAAGCTTGGAGACCCCAAAGGGGGCTGCCTGAACGTTCTGTCAACATTTTAAGAGCCTGGCTTTTCGAACATTTTCTTCACCC GTACCCAAGCGACGCTGATAAGCTCCTGCTGGCTCGACAGACTGGTTTATCGAAAAATCAG GTTTCAAATTGGTTCATAAATGCCAGGGTTCGATTGTGGAAACCCATGGTGGAAGACATGTACCAACAAGAGATTAAAGAAGAGGATGAAGATAATAATGAGGGACACAACAGCAACAGTGCACAGAAATCGACGCCATCGACAACTGCAGGCGCAGCAGCATCAACGCCGTCAGAACCACCACCAACAACCGCAGCAGCAGGAGGCAAAAGATCCGAAATCAATGCCATGGAAAACGACCCTTCACTCATTGCAATCAATAGACAAGACTTCTCGGAAAACCAAGCAAAACAGTGCACCCACCACGACACTAGTGCTACCAACACCACTATTATTGCTACTGGTCCTCCTCCTCCCACCACCTTCAAAGCCACTGCCACTGAGGTGGCGCCACCCTTTTCCTATGGTGTCGATGGCACCACCACGTGCCGTCGTGGCAGCATTGTTTCAGCCGATTATGGGACCACCACCAGGCCTGGTATTGACAGTGACATTGGTTCTACGCTCATAAGGTTCGGGACCACTACTGGTGATGTCTCCCTCACCTTAGGGCTACGCCATGCTGGAAACATGCCCGAGAATACTTCTTCTTTCTCAGTTAGAGACGTTGGGGGGCTGTTAAATTGA